One window from the genome of Nocardioides conyzicola encodes:
- a CDS encoding pyridine nucleotide-disulfide oxidoreductase, with amino-acid sequence MRCRDPYGYELTCSPEAASAFNRGVQGLLRLHGGAEQGVATALALDPTFAVGHATLALLGHEMCVAVDVDSRMRDALTLAPRATERERSHVHAIASHLSGDSRPLIQHLETYPRDAVLLSTAVPTIAFAGVTEVPAQAWQIVERAIPAYGDDWWFTGLLAFIRQEQRRFDEAMDLSCRSLAEEPSAGHSAHARAHAHYETGDHDAGLAWMDDWVRGDGAGTDSLSHFAWHAALHELSLGDMDAVRRRYESQLRPDGALGCRALVDTGSLLFRWALTPDAHDVPPMAAVAAATPETTLRHPATPFLAMHSAVLHLAQDDAAALGDLEAWAARHDHPTHREVVAPLAGALRSMALGSCSAAADRLAALDTHLWRLGGSDAQREIIEEARISALLRSGRLDEARLVLDGRLDRRESPRDRRWRAAAARSESASTVS; translated from the coding sequence ATGCGATGTCGGGACCCCTACGGTTATGAGCTCACGTGCTCTCCCGAGGCCGCCTCCGCCTTCAACCGCGGCGTCCAGGGTCTGCTCCGGCTCCACGGCGGAGCCGAGCAGGGAGTCGCCACCGCACTCGCGCTGGACCCCACCTTCGCCGTGGGGCACGCGACGCTCGCCCTGCTGGGTCACGAGATGTGCGTCGCGGTCGACGTCGACTCGCGGATGAGGGACGCCCTGACGCTGGCACCGCGCGCCACCGAGCGCGAGCGCAGCCACGTCCACGCCATCGCCTCCCACCTCTCCGGCGACTCTCGCCCGCTGATCCAGCACCTCGAGACCTACCCCCGCGACGCGGTCCTCCTGTCGACCGCGGTGCCGACGATCGCCTTCGCCGGCGTGACCGAGGTCCCGGCGCAGGCGTGGCAGATCGTCGAGCGGGCGATCCCGGCGTACGGCGACGACTGGTGGTTCACCGGCCTGCTCGCCTTCATCCGCCAGGAGCAGCGGCGCTTCGACGAGGCGATGGACCTCTCCTGCCGCTCGCTGGCGGAGGAGCCGTCGGCCGGGCACTCCGCCCACGCGCGGGCACACGCGCACTACGAGACCGGCGACCACGACGCCGGTCTCGCCTGGATGGACGACTGGGTCCGCGGCGACGGGGCCGGCACGGACAGCCTGAGCCACTTCGCCTGGCACGCGGCCCTGCACGAGCTCTCGCTCGGCGACATGGACGCCGTACGCCGCCGCTACGAGTCGCAGCTGCGACCGGACGGCGCGCTCGGATGCCGCGCCCTGGTCGACACCGGTTCCCTGCTCTTCCGCTGGGCCCTGACGCCGGACGCGCACGACGTACCCCCGATGGCGGCCGTCGCCGCAGCGACGCCCGAGACCACGCTGCGGCACCCGGCGACGCCGTTCCTCGCCATGCACTCGGCCGTGCTGCACCTCGCGCAGGACGACGCGGCCGCGCTCGGCGACCTCGAGGCCTGGGCCGCCCGTCACGACCACCCCACCCACCGCGAAGTCGTCGCTCCGCTGGCCGGGGCGCTGCGCAGCATGGCGCTGGGCAGCTGCTCGGCCGCTGCCGACCGGCTCGCGGCCCTGGACACGCACCTCTGGAGGCTCGGCGGGTCCGACGCCCAGCGGGAGATCATCGAGGAGGCGCGGATCTCCGCGCTGCTCCGGTCCGGCCGGCTCGACGAGGCGCGGCTGGTGCTCGACGGCCGCCTCGACCGGCGGGAGTCGCCGCGCGACCGGCGGTGGCGTGCGGCAGCGGCGCGATCGGAGTCGGCCTCGACCGTCAGCTGA
- a CDS encoding Rieske (2Fe-2S) protein, giving the protein MTDPGLTRRRALTGATVVGVGVPLLAACGGDSDSGTATDPAASSSSPGATPTTSESTSASPSESAAADALTTTADVPQGGGTIFADQKVVVTQPTAGEFKCFSAICTHQGCVVSGVADGTINCACHGSSFSIEDGSVQGGPASSALDEVPISVDGDAISLS; this is encoded by the coding sequence ATGACGGACCCAGGCCTCACCCGGCGCCGCGCCCTGACCGGCGCGACGGTCGTGGGCGTCGGCGTGCCGCTGCTCGCCGCGTGCGGCGGTGACTCCGACAGCGGTACGGCGACCGACCCGGCCGCCTCGTCGAGCAGCCCCGGCGCGACACCGACGACCTCGGAGAGCACCTCCGCGAGCCCGTCGGAGTCGGCGGCGGCCGATGCCCTGACCACCACCGCCGACGTACCCCAGGGCGGGGGCACGATCTTCGCCGACCAGAAGGTCGTGGTCACCCAGCCGACGGCGGGGGAGTTCAAGTGCTTCTCCGCGATCTGCACCCACCAGGGCTGCGTCGTGTCGGGCGTCGCCGACGGCACCATCAACTGCGCGTGCCACGGCAGCTCGTTCTCGATCGAGGACGGGTCGGTCCAGGGCGGCCCCGCCAGCTCGGCCCTCGACGAGGTCCCGATCTCCGTCGACGGAGACGCGATCAGCCTCAGCTGA
- a CDS encoding Rieske (2Fe-2S) protein, translated as MSIDGITRRTTLTGAAALGVGVPLLAACGGDSGGGTASEAPAAGAELGSTSEVPVGGGKVFGDQKIVVTQPTEGDFKAFSAVCTHQSCLVSQVADGTIDCLCHGSKFSDQDGSVVNGPATSALSEVTIAVDGDTISTA; from the coding sequence GTGAGCATCGACGGGATCACCCGCCGCACAACGTTGACCGGAGCCGCTGCCCTGGGCGTGGGCGTGCCCTTGCTCGCCGCGTGCGGCGGTGACTCGGGCGGCGGTACGGCGTCGGAGGCTCCGGCCGCCGGAGCGGAGCTCGGCTCGACCTCGGAGGTGCCGGTCGGTGGCGGCAAGGTGTTCGGCGACCAGAAGATCGTCGTGACCCAGCCGACCGAGGGCGACTTCAAGGCGTTCTCGGCGGTCTGCACCCACCAGTCCTGCCTGGTCTCGCAGGTCGCCGACGGCACGATCGACTGCCTGTGCCACGGCAGCAAGTTCTCCGACCAGGACGGCTCGGTCGTCAACGGACCGGCGACCTCCGCGCTGTCCGAGGTCACCATCGCCGTCGACGGCGACACCATCAGCACCGCCTGA
- the uvrA gene encoding excinuclease ABC subunit UvrA: protein MIDQLIIRGAREHNLKDVSIDLPRDSLIVFTGLSGSGKSSLAFDTIFAEGQRRYVESLSAYARQFLGQMDKPDVDFIEGLSPAVSIDQKSTSKNPRSTVGTITEVYDYLRLLYARAGRPHCPTCGAPIERQTPQQIVDKILSLEEGRRFQVLAPVIRGRKGEYIELFKQLQTQGFSRARVNGETYSLDEPPKLDKQKKHSIEVVVDRLAVKESSKRRLTDSVETALQLAGGLVIFDFVDLPAKDAGREMRFSEKMACPNEHPIDTDELEPRSFSFNSPFGACPKCSGLGTRMEVDPELVVPNPQATLGEGAIQPWSQAHVADYFLRLMGALGDELGFDLNTPWQELSTKSQQSILDGHSTKVHVVTRNRYGRQRAYYAEFEGVRPYIERRHREAESDTSRERFEGFMREVPCPACGGSRLKPVSMSVTLGGSIQDGGKNIAEVCRMPINETADYLRNLELTARERQIGERVLKEIQERLNFLLDVGLDYLSLDRPSGSLSGGEAQRIRLATQIGAGLVGVLYVLDEPSIGLHQRDNHRLIETLIRLKDLGNTLIVVEHDEDTIRVADWVVDIGPGAGEHGGQVVHSGSVADLLTHPDSMTGQYLSGRREIPVPAVRRPRTTGRELTVHGAREHNLQDVDVSFPLGLFVAVTGVSGSGKSTLVNDILYTSLAKQIYNARAVPGRHQKITGLEHVDKVIHVDQSPIGRTPRSNPATYTGVFDHVRKLFASTPEAKMRGYLQGRFSFNVKGGRCEACAGDGTIKIEMNFLPDVYVPCEVCHGARYNRETLEVHYKGKTIAEVLDMPIEEAAEFFAAVPAIARHMKTLVEVGLGYVRLGQPATTLSGGEAQRVKLSSELQKRSTGRTVYVLDEPTTGLHFEDIRKLLLVLGRLVDQGNSVLVIEHNLDVIKTADWLIDMGPEGGSRGGMVVAEGTPEAVAATPASYTGQFLAPLLEGRAAKQPTRKVAPKKAPVPLPTTKAAKKAAEKAVAKKAAAKKTAAKKTAAAKKTPAKATAAKRRAS, encoded by the coding sequence GTGATCGATCAGCTCATCATCCGAGGGGCTCGGGAGCACAACCTCAAGGACGTGTCGATCGACCTTCCCCGCGACTCGCTGATCGTGTTCACCGGGCTGTCCGGCTCGGGCAAGTCGTCGCTGGCGTTCGACACGATCTTCGCCGAGGGCCAGCGGCGGTACGTCGAGTCGCTGTCGGCGTACGCCCGCCAGTTCCTCGGCCAGATGGACAAGCCCGACGTCGACTTCATCGAGGGTCTGTCGCCCGCGGTCTCCATCGACCAGAAGTCGACGTCGAAGAACCCTCGCTCGACCGTCGGCACCATCACCGAGGTCTACGACTACCTCCGGCTGCTCTACGCACGCGCGGGCCGGCCGCACTGCCCCACCTGCGGCGCGCCGATCGAGCGGCAGACCCCGCAGCAGATCGTCGACAAGATCCTGTCGCTGGAGGAGGGCCGACGGTTCCAGGTGCTGGCCCCGGTGATCCGCGGCCGCAAGGGCGAGTACATCGAGCTCTTCAAGCAGCTCCAGACCCAGGGCTTCTCGCGTGCCCGCGTCAACGGCGAGACCTACTCGCTCGACGAGCCGCCCAAGCTCGACAAGCAGAAGAAGCACTCGATCGAGGTCGTCGTCGACCGGCTCGCGGTCAAGGAGTCGTCCAAGCGCCGGCTGACCGACTCGGTCGAGACCGCCCTGCAGCTCGCCGGTGGCCTGGTCATCTTCGACTTCGTCGACCTGCCGGCGAAGGACGCCGGCCGGGAGATGCGGTTCAGCGAGAAGATGGCGTGCCCCAACGAGCACCCGATCGACACGGACGAGCTCGAGCCGCGGTCGTTCTCCTTCAACTCGCCGTTCGGCGCCTGCCCGAAGTGCAGCGGCCTCGGCACCCGGATGGAGGTCGACCCCGAGCTGGTCGTCCCCAACCCGCAGGCGACCCTGGGCGAAGGTGCCATCCAGCCCTGGAGCCAGGCGCATGTCGCCGACTACTTCCTGCGGCTGATGGGCGCGCTCGGCGACGAGCTCGGCTTCGACCTCAACACCCCGTGGCAGGAGCTCAGCACCAAGTCGCAGCAGTCGATCCTGGACGGGCACTCCACCAAGGTCCACGTCGTCACGCGCAACCGCTACGGCCGCCAGCGCGCCTACTACGCCGAGTTCGAGGGCGTCCGGCCCTACATCGAGCGCCGGCACCGCGAGGCCGAGTCCGACACGAGCCGCGAGCGGTTCGAGGGGTTCATGCGCGAGGTGCCCTGCCCGGCCTGTGGCGGGAGCCGGCTCAAGCCGGTCTCGATGTCGGTGACGCTCGGCGGATCGATCCAGGACGGCGGCAAGAACATCGCCGAGGTCTGCCGGATGCCGATCAACGAGACCGCCGACTACCTGCGCAACCTCGAGCTGACCGCCCGCGAGCGCCAGATCGGCGAGCGGGTGCTCAAGGAGATCCAGGAGCGCCTCAACTTCCTGCTCGACGTCGGGCTCGACTACCTGTCGCTGGACCGTCCGTCGGGCTCGCTGTCGGGCGGCGAGGCCCAGCGGATCCGGCTCGCCACCCAGATCGGTGCGGGCCTCGTCGGGGTGCTCTACGTCCTCGACGAGCCGTCCATCGGCCTGCACCAGCGCGACAACCACCGGCTGATCGAGACGCTGATCCGGCTCAAGGACCTCGGCAACACGCTGATCGTCGTCGAGCACGACGAGGACACCATCCGGGTCGCCGACTGGGTCGTCGACATCGGGCCCGGCGCCGGCGAGCACGGAGGCCAGGTGGTGCACAGCGGCAGCGTCGCCGACCTGCTGACGCACCCCGACTCGATGACCGGCCAGTACCTCTCCGGTCGGCGCGAGATCCCCGTCCCCGCCGTACGCCGTCCGCGCACGACGGGCCGCGAGCTCACCGTTCACGGCGCCCGCGAGCACAACCTGCAGGACGTCGACGTCTCGTTCCCGCTCGGGCTGTTCGTCGCGGTGACCGGGGTCTCCGGCTCCGGCAAGTCCACCCTGGTCAACGACATCCTCTACACGTCGCTGGCCAAGCAGATCTACAACGCGCGGGCGGTGCCCGGCCGGCACCAGAAGATCACCGGCCTCGAGCACGTCGACAAGGTGATCCACGTCGACCAGTCGCCGATCGGCCGCACGCCGCGGTCCAACCCGGCGACGTACACCGGGGTCTTCGATCACGTCCGCAAGCTCTTCGCGTCGACGCCCGAGGCGAAGATGCGCGGCTACCTGCAGGGCCGGTTCTCCTTCAACGTCAAGGGCGGGCGCTGCGAGGCGTGCGCCGGCGACGGCACCATCAAGATCGAGATGAACTTCCTGCCGGACGTCTACGTCCCGTGCGAGGTCTGCCACGGTGCCCGCTACAACCGCGAGACGCTCGAGGTGCACTACAAGGGCAAGACCATCGCCGAGGTCCTCGACATGCCGATCGAGGAGGCCGCCGAGTTCTTCGCCGCGGTGCCCGCGATCGCGCGGCACATGAAGACCCTGGTCGAGGTCGGTCTCGGCTACGTCCGGCTCGGGCAGCCGGCCACGACGCTCTCGGGCGGCGAGGCGCAGCGCGTCAAGCTGTCGTCGGAGCTGCAGAAGCGCTCGACCGGTCGCACGGTCTACGTGCTCGACGAGCCGACGACCGGCCTCCACTTCGAGGACATCCGCAAGCTGCTGCTGGTGCTCGGGCGATTGGTCGACCAGGGCAACTCCGTGCTGGTGATCGAGCACAACCTCGACGTCATCAAGACCGCCGACTGGCTGATCGACATGGGTCCCGAGGGCGGTTCGCGCGGCGGCATGGTCGTCGCCGAGGGCACTCCCGAGGCCGTGGCCGCGACGCCGGCGAGCTACACCGGCCAGTTCCTCGCGCCGCTGCTCGAGGGCCGGGCCGCCAAGCAGCCGACCCGCAAGGTAGCGCCGAAGAAGGCACCGGTGCCGCTGCCGACCACCAAGGCCGCCAAGAAGGCGGCGGAGAAGGCCGTGGCCAAGAAGGCCGCCGCCAAGAAGACGGCTGCCAAGAAGACGGCCGCGGCGAAGAAGACGCCCGCCAAGGCGACCGCCGCCAAGCGTCGGGCGAGCTGA